TTTCTCCTACTGATATTATCActccaaaagtttttttttagtagtgataatacattttttcatgttctctctctatatctcttcctactgtattttccactccatgcatccgatgaagtggattttagcccacaaaagcttatgcccaaataaatttgttagtctctaaggtgccacaaggactccttgttctttttgctgatatagactaacacggctgccactctgaaacctgtcacctaATACAGTGGCCTGGGGCTGCACCAATGGTTTGTCTGACTGTCAGCAAGTTGTGGTGAAAGTCAGCCCGTGTTTGGGATGTGCCAGCCCACAAGCAAAAGGGCCCTTTTCCTTGGAAGGTGTCACCCGTATATTTCACAGGGACACAATGTCACAAGACAATCTCCTCCCTTTGCAGCAGCACCTCAGCCTGGTTTcacgagacccccccccccagcttttgAGAGTCCCGCAAAGCTAAAGCCCACAGGCTGCATGCGGCCCTGACACCATCAGGCTCATCGTCtgttaggtgccacaggattctttgctacatCCCCTGGGGCATAACTAGGATGGGCCAAGTGGCCAGGCCTCCTTAGGGAATTACCTCCCCCTGGACTCTAGTCTATAATTAGAGCCCTGTTGCTTTGCATGGCTAATCAGAACATTCTTTATTGGTATTAATTATCACAACGCTGCACATTAAAAAAACACCACCTCTTTGGGGACTAAGTCTGAAAACATTGTCTAAAAGTTGTATCTGTAGCCTTGCAAACACAGGGGCGCTGAATGGGAGGGATCAGGCACCTGGGCGAGCCGCTGAGGGAGGCCAGTCCTTTTTGCAGTCTAGCCCTTCCTTGCTTGCCCTGGAATAATTTCTGCAGCCTGGTTCTGCAAAGTCCTTTAAGTGGCAGGTACAGAGCAGGGCATGCATTTAAGATCTTAAGCGGCTGCAGAAAACAGCTTAATAGCTCGGTCTCTGTGGCGCAATCGGttagcgcgttcggctgttaaccgaaaggttggtggttcgagcccacccagggacgcggCCCTGTTTTTTCCCCCGAGGCAGGGGTTTCTTCAGCCCCCGTGCTGGGCATGGAGGGAGGCTGGGCGTGGGGGGATGCGAAGGGAACGGCCCAGGTTGCAAGTGGCTCGTGCAAAGGAAATAAACCCTCTTCCTGAAGGACGGGGGAAGGGAGCCTGTATTTTGCACGAGGGACGGTAGCATTTGAGCGGGACACTACGTGGGGGAGGGAAGTCAGCGAGCAGCCAGAGAAGCGCTGCCCCTGCCCAAGGTGGCTGCGCCGGGAGCCAAGGTGTTTCTTTGTGCCCCCACACTCACCCGGCCAGTACAGCCCCTCGCTCCTCCCGAGCCCAGGCTGCGCTGCAGACACCCCCTGCGAGGCTCTGGGACACGTGAGTCCCACCCACGCACGTGTCCTGCGCCCCCCTGGCCACCCCACGGTGCAGATcttagtccccccccccccggcaagtATCCTGGCCTCACCTTTTGAACAGCCCCCCCCTGCAAATTATTTTGCACCGACAGCCtttcacacacgcacacacccctcATTTCACACGCGCGtgcgcacacgcacacagagacacacacacctcctTGCACGCGCACGCACAGACACCCACATACCTCCTTGCACGCGCACGCACAGACGGACACCCCTTAGACAGGCGGAacctgggggggggctccccgcGTTTCCCCGGCCTGCCGGGGACCGGATGTGGGGCAGCACCGGCTCCCCGCCGGAAGGGTTAGGAGGGCGCACGGCCCCTGCCAGGCAGAGGTTGGCTGAAGGGCTGGAGGCGAGATGGCTGCGCTGGCTGGTGAGTGGGGGGGCTGCAGAGGCGGCataagcagccccccccccggggggtaGGAGGCAGGGACACCCCGTTCCCTGGAGGATGGGGGAGCCCCCTTTCTAGGACATGTGCAGGGCCAgcctgggggctgggagtggggcagggtcaCCCCCCCCAGCAGGTGGAAAGGGGGTTTGTcttgtgtgtgttgcggggggagCCTGTCCAGTGGGCTCAGCCCTGGTGGGaccctcctccctctgccccccagctcgGGTCTGCACGGTGCGTCTCCCTGGCGGGCTGGTGGTTACGGCTGGGAGGGAGCCTGGGGTTCAGTGTGGGGGTGACACACGGTTGCAGGACCCTCTTGTAAAGTGCCTTGAAAGTaacgcccccctccctccagccggcAGGTGGATTTGGGGGCCATTGCAGGTACTGAAATCCCTGCAGCGGGGTTGTGACAGCTCAGTGTGTGGCTTGTCTGACAAGCGTGCACAGGTGGCAGTTTGAAATAGTGGCAAGGCAGGTggggtaatagcttttattggaccaacttctattggggagggagagaagcttttgagctccacagagctcttcctcaggtctgggaaactgaGTGCGTCACAGCTAAATCCAAGgcagaacagattgtttaacacagtggatctcaaacttttatactggtgacccctttcacaaacctctgagtgtgaccccccccttatcaattaaaaacacatttttatatatttaacaccattataaatgctgaaggcaaagcagggtttgggtggaggctggcagctcgtaacccccccatgtaataacctcatgacccccctgaggggtcctgacccccagtttgagaacccctggtttagcgTAAGTAGTTAACAATTTCAAGGGACCGTTGAAAGAGTGTCATTTAAGTCACTGACCTACGTGTGCGCTAGGCAGTGAATTGTAGACACTCTTAATCACTTGTGATTTGGACAGAGGCACGGTAACACTTGCTTGATGTGCATTGTTCTTGACATTTAAAAAAGCCCCAGTCGGTGTGTgcgtttatttatttattgctttgcTTGGTGTCAGGGCTAATAGATTTTTAGCAGATGAATGTGACTTTGTGGGGAATGGGTTAGAGTTTTATGACTGAAAGATCTTAGCTTTCCAGTCCTTGCAGAATTATACCCATTTGCGAATGATGATGAGGCAGGTTGGTCAGTATTAAACCACCTACCTGGGGCTTGGacatccctcctctccttcccatgccttagggtgaccagatgtcctgattttataaggacactcctgatatttggggctgtgtcttacataggctcctattaccccccacccccgtccagatttttcatacttgctgtctggttaccctcccctgccccccgcctgctccctccccttccctccccattaTCCTCAGCTCTGAGCTTTAGGGGCCGAATAGCACACTTAGTGGAATGCTGCTCATGTGATGGCAGTGCAGCACCGTTATCTTTCATTGAGATTCTGGCTGTAAGGTAAACTGCCCTGTGGCTTTTGTTCACAGCTCCTCGCCTGACCCGGGCTGGGATATTTCTTTTGCGGTAAGTAGCACCTGGTTGGTTGAGCAACCACAAGAAACTTACTTgtttgggggaggagaaaggcaaaatgGATTAAATCATTTTGCTGCTTGCAGCCCTCTTCATGCCTTTCTCATGAATCCTTCCAATCTGCCGTCTCTACAGCCCTATTCCTTTTATGCATTTCTCCTCGAGTGAGAGTGAatttgcactgaatgcagctgcAGAGCTCTCTGCTTGAGTTGTTGCTGTTCGTATAGAGACAGTAACGTCAAGTTCTTAATGGACATTCAGGGAAACAAGCCGGTCTTGTCTGATTGTGGTAGGGTCACTGGAAAATGTTGCCCTGTGGTTAGATCAcagggctggaagtcaggactcctccGCTTCTGTTCTCACTCTGCCATAGACTTTGGTCAGAACACTTCCTCCATTCGTCCCTTTACCTGTCTGTAAATGGGGGCTTCACGGGGCTGAGAGGCTTCACGGGGCTGAGAGGCTTAATTAGATAGTATctgtaaagcactgtgagatcCTAGGATGGAAGGGACGACATAGCTGGCAAAGTGTTGCTGCTGCACCATGATGTTTGGCTGTGTTCATTTTTACAGGCCCAGTGCTGTAACACCTGCTCATGCTCAGTCGCTCCATGAGACGCCAGTGACCTGCCATGCTGACAGGTAACGCCACACTACCATCTAAGTTCTTTAGCTGAGTGTCACTTCTGCAGGTGGGAGATTGCAAGTGATACAGGAAAGGAATATCTGTTTGCTACAGCTCCGTTCTAGTGTATGGCCGAAGAAAGCccagtttctctctcttctcctagCAATCAGTATTAAATGGCAAGGCGTTGGGTCCTAGAGATGAGCCTGCCAGGTAGCCTGAGTGTAATGAAGGTTCCCTGTCTGAGCAGCAGATTGCATGATATTTGGTCTTTTCTCCACTATGTGGAGTTTGCTCGTTTGAACAGCATAGAGCTGGCTCAGCACTCAGCCTGGTGTGTTATTTTGAACAGTTAGAACTCTCCAAAACAAAACTCGATGGAGCACATACAGCCTGTGATCCAAAACCCTTGCCATCTTCAGCCGCCTGCATCGCAAGGCAGATGAGTGATATTTACAAATATTCTATGTATTTGTGCTCCTCTTCTTCGACTGGAATCCTCGTCTTTAATTTGGGAATGAATTCCAGTGCTTGTGAAAGTGGGGGACAAACAGCACTGGTATTTGAGCCAGGTGCGTCCTTCCCCATCCTTCCTTCTGACCTGGTCAGCAGTATCCCTGGCTATTCCAGACCACCGGCTCCTTACCAGAACACCTTCGTTGTGACTTGCTCTTCCAATCCTGGATCCCATGCACAGGTCTGCCAGTGCATCCCTGTCCTGAACTGCACCATCCCCTGCCTTTCCAGCCCGGACCAGGCATGCTTTATTATGCCAAATGGGGTGGTACTGTGGGATTTCCTCTGGATTTTAAACTGGCTGGTCCAAAGGTGACCGCTGAGTCTACCCTTACCGTCTTGTGCCATTTCAGCAGCAGCTGGTATTGAATTGACTATAAGGAGCTTATTCCAGCCTCTTCAGGGGATCGAATGTCCTCAGAGTTGAGACACCTTAATCAGTGACTCTGTTAATAACCGGATAGATTGTAAGCTGATGTTGCGATCCATGCTGTTTGTTCTCAGCCCCTCCCAGGTCCAGCAAAAGAGCACTGCCATCGTCCAGAAAAAATCCTACGTCCCTACCAGCCGGGGAGagtatattgtcaccaaatttgatgACCTAATCAACTGGGCTCGTAGGGTGAGTGGCCAGGAGCACCTGAGGCCTGTAAACAAGAACGGGTAACAAAGGCTTTGGAGTGCTTGCGGGAAGGTAGATAAGCCTGTCTCTTTGAAAGGGCAGCAATCGAGTTCAGAACCTCTGGTGCCCTGCAATGAAATAGGGCATGTTCCttggccagggctgggggcttgGGAGTTTCTGCTTCAGAGGACTGATGTCTTAATCTGAAGGCGCTACAAACTTGCTTAAATATTGTGCTGAGAAAGTCACCCTGTTCCTCCGTGGTTTCCCTTCTGCCTTGTGTATTCCAGCAAATCTTGATTTCTTGGTTCTTTCTCCGTATCTGAGGTGGCTACGCTGAGTTCAGTCAGCTTTATTGCCGGTGGGGCTCTATAGATGACACCTTAAACTGAGGTCTCTCTGCTCTGGAGAGTAAGGCTTTGTCCTGGCCAAGATTGCTTTTCTGCATTCTACTGGGCCCTGGTGCAATTTGTTGTGCATGGGAGCTGCCCCTCTGTTTCAGAACTGGCTACATTTCCGTGACACAAAGCCCACATCCATCTGTCATACAGAATGTAAAACCCCTTTGCCATACCCACCACCCCCACAGACTTACTGTCCCTTGAAACATTCTGAGCGGCCCACGCGGGTCTCCGTGCTGCAGACCCCAGTCCCGTTTTGAGCCCTGTTAACCTAACTCGGATCTCTGCCATCCCAGAGCTCCCTGTGGCCGATGACCTTTGGCCTGGCGTGCTGTGCGGTGGAGATGATGCACATGGCGGCTCCTCGCTATGACATGGATCGCTTCGGGGTGGTGTTCCGGGCCAGCCCCCGGCAGGCGGACGTCATGATTGTGGCCGGCACCCTGACTAACAAAATGGCCCCAGCCCTTCGGAAGGTATGGATGCTGGCCGCCTTGGCAGGTCCAGCTTTAGAACTCAGATGCAGAAGTTCACTGTGAAATCTCTCTGTCCTCCAGGTTTATGACCAGATGCCTGAACCACGCTATGTGATCTCCATGGGAAGGTAAATGCCAGAGGCTTCCTTATTATCTTACAATTTGCTGGGAGGAAATCTGTTGCCACTGCCTTTATTAAGTCAGTAAATAAAGGGCTGACTTCTCACTCATGTGCCCAGCCCTTTACACTGTGTCAAGAGTCCTCAGTGTAAATGAAAATAAGGCCCAAGgttcctttttgtgtgtgtgtattgggggagggggggttagaaTATTTTTTAATATTAGTGTCCTCTCTGGGAGTCAGAACTCTAAACTGTGAGCTACGGAGGTTTCTTTTTACAAAGGAGGGGAGGAGCCGCCAAATTCTCCTATAAAAATCCCAACGAAGGGAAAAGTGGACAGCTAGTGTTAATCATCCATAATTAACAAAACATGAGACAATTCCCACCTTCTGCAGATCCTGAGCAGCAAATCAGAGCTGGCTCCTCCACCGGTGCGAGTAATCACAGTGACGTGGAAGCAGATGTTAGCACCTGGCAGTGCTGCGTCCCAGGTGCATAGGGAGGCAGGCGCGGTTAGGAACGGGGCTAATTCCATTATTCAGACTGCACCCGGGGTAGAGCCCTGTGTTCTTCACAAATGCGAAGTaacacaaaatgaaaaatgacGTATTAAATGAACTGGAACTAAAATCTCGCTCCCTCGTGACAAGAGGGGCAGCCGGGCCAAATTTGTATGAGTGATTCTGGAACCCCAGGAGcctgagtggggagctgggcgCAGCCCCCTGGCTCTCCCCACTGGCTTCTCCCTTCCTTGGGAAACTCACAAACATGTTTCTAGCATTGCTGGCTACCCCTTGTGTTTTGGCCTTAGGTCTCATCTGTGCTATAATTACAGCCACACCAAGAAATGGCTCTTAGTAAAGTCTTCGGTTGTGATCCCAGGATGCATTAGGAGCCCTGTCTctgttttcagaagtggtgtaacCAGATCCATAGACTTGCCGACAGCGGCAGCGAAGTGGCGCTTGCTGTAGTGATTCGTAAACATAAGGACTGATACATAGCGCTGTAGCATATATGGCCCTTTCCCGTGTGGCTGATTCCATCACAGATGTTTGTAGGCAAGTGGAGATGAATGGTGTGTGAATCACCCATCCCACTGTCACCAGCACCGCTTCACCGAGGGTGTGCGATTGTGGGGTGTAATTGCGCCTCCTGCAGGTGTACTGAGGTACCTTCACTCTGACTAGCTCAGATCCTGGAGCAGTGAAGCTCTGGCAAGACGGGCTGCAGAGTGGGCTCTGCAAACCCACCCAGGACCCTGCATAATTACTTGTGGCACTAGCCTGTGCTGAAGCGCGGTTCCCTGCTCCAGCACCCCAGCTAGCTAGATGAAAGCTAGCTGGGGTGTATCTACACGAGCTGCAATCCCACCCGTGAGtgcagtatagacctaccctaagaacGCGTTTTGGAACGAGCAGCATGCGTcagcaggagcagcagtgattttaaCCAGACTGGTTTCTAAAACCCTGTTTGTAGGCACAGATCATGCCACAGGCTTGGGTTATAGTTATGACTGACACAGAGACTTTTAGAAAGtagatttcttttaaatgaaTGCAATTCTTAAGTCCCTTGCTCAGAATTTGGTCTGTGGGGAAAGCAGCTGGGGTGTCCAGAGATTCTCAGAACCAGGAGCCTAAGCCATGCCCGTGGGAGATGCACTGGTGCAGATAACTGCATGTGTCACTTAGGCTCTTGTGTCCTGAGAGCTCAGCCCTGTGTGTTCATGTTGAATGGTCACAATATTGACCCAGCACTGAACTGCCTGAAACTTGCCCATGGCTGTGAAGTTTTTTGCTTTAACTGCCTTGTGGCTCTGTTCTCTCAGCATCTCCGATGCCCCGGCAAAGTCTTGCCTTTCCTTCTGTGTAACTCTTGCCTGCTGCTCCCGAGTTGCACTTCAAAGGACACTGAATCCTTTGTTTTTTGTAGCTGTGCTAATGGCGGTGGTTACTACCACTACTCCTATTCCGTGGTGAGGGGCTGCGACCGCATTGTGCCAGTGGACATCTACGTCCCAGGTAAAAAGAAACTCTGCTTGTCTCTGGGGGATTACAGTACGTTACTCTTAAGCGCagcaagctggagcagagctgcagcaacctaACGTTGTGTTTCAGTTTTGGACTGTGATTGTAATATGTTATGACTCCTGGCCAGTATGTAGCTACTTAAGGACCTTTTGTAAGTTTTAAGCTGCAACGCTTACATTTTCAGGCTTTCATTAAATTGTGTTCAAACAAGGAATTGGGAGGAAAGTGAAATCCTTGTAACTTCTATGCAGGCAATTGCATGCAGTCCAGTCTGGGTATTCGTTAATCCCCAAGAAAGGAATGTGCTGTGTCAAGATACCAAGTTATTTACAAGGAAAAGCAGTTCTGACATTCATAAAACTTTTCCAAGTGCATCTCAGTTCTAACGTCTAAAAATACAGCCCTCTCCTCTGTGACGCCTGCTTTTTTTAATGCAGGAGAAAAacttgtgccttatttctaacttAACAGTGCGGGTGATTAAACCCCCCTGGAACAAACTGCCACAGGACAAGACAGAACAAGACCAGCTAcctttctggaagagatgctttagtcaaacacaagttattgggctccatgcaggggtaactgggtgaaattctctggactgtgcttattcaggaggtcaaactagatggtataatgggtcccttctggccttaaaacgtATTCATTGATGCAGTCTCTTTCTGAGCAGCCCTTTTGTATGTCAGCTCCAGTACTGGTGTCTTTAGCCCACCTAGTGCAGCTGGTTGGCGGGTGTTTATTACATGTACTgaggtagcacctaggagctccagtcatggagcaggaccccctGGTGCTGGACACTGGACAAATgtggccccaaagagcttacactcctccggctctccctctctccctcaggCTGCCCACCCTCCGCCGAAGCGCTGCTCTATGGCATCCTGCAGCTGCAGAGGAAAATCAAGCGGGAGAAGAACGTTCAAATCTGGTACAGGAGATAGCCTCCCTTATTTATGGCCTAGCTATTCACCCCCGTTCTCTGACAGAGAAATGTATTGGTATTGTCACGCACACTGCAGCTGTGAGCTGCACAAGCCTCACAATAAAATGTCATCTGTTTAACGTGATTTCCTGTCTTTAATGTTCCCACTCGGTTATTTAAACTAGGAGGGCACACTTCATAGCTAGTGTCGTTGCACCCCCCAGGTGCCCCCCGGGTGCCATCCTCCCATCCCTCTCTTTTTCGGGGATTCCCTGCAACTCACCCAATCCCCCCCTTCCAGGTGTTCTGGGTGCCCTCCCCTGACACACATACCCCCCAGGGGTATACGGGTTAAATTGTATAGGGTTCCAAATACACTGGTTCCTGGCTTGAATGGTTCATGCGGGGGAGAGAGCATGCCCACTAGGTTCTTCATATCATTATCTGCTGTTGGCAAACAAATCGGTTCTGCAGCCTCCCTCCCTTCTGCGACTCTGGGTTTGACCCATTGGCTGCAGTGGAAATTGCAGGTTCTGGAAACTGGATCCTCTTGTGTAGTGATGTTGTTTACGTAAAATAGTGTTAACTGGGCAAGTGGCCAAACCAATTTCTAATACCAGAGAATTTGAAGCAGATACATAAGTGAGTTTCAAATGTTTCACAAAGTCCTGGCTTGATTTGAAACTGGGGAAAAGTACCTCTAAACTCCTACCTCTTCGACAATAACAGGCTTAGATTCAGCTTGCATAGATGAGATTGATT
This sequence is a window from Mauremys reevesii isolate NIE-2019 linkage group 26, ASM1616193v1, whole genome shotgun sequence. Protein-coding genes within it:
- the NDUFS7 gene encoding NADH dehydrogenase [ubiquinone] iron-sulfur protein 7, mitochondrial; the encoded protein is MAALAAPRLTRAGIFLLRPSAVTPAHAQSLHETPVTCHADSPSQVQQKSTAIVQKKSYVPTSRGEYIVTKFDDLINWARRSSLWPMTFGLACCAVEMMHMAAPRYDMDRFGVVFRASPRQADVMIVAGTLTNKMAPALRKVYDQMPEPRYVISMGSCANGGGYYHYSYSVVRGCDRIVPVDIYVPGCPPSAEALLYGILQLQRKIKREKNVQIWYRR